In the genome of Synergistetes bacterium HGW-Synergistetes-1, one region contains:
- the hydA gene encoding dihydropyrimidinase, whose amino-acid sequence MSLILIKNGTVGKADGAFRGDVLIEGEKIIEVKEVIECVDADVVDAEGSYVVPGGVDPHTHVSLASNGRSVSDGFEAATKAAIWGGTTTIVEHPGFAPVGSDLAFAVDDAVNKGSGSSYTDFGVHLVFQGTNVIDEEELWGLVLFGHPTGKVYTAYDARMTDGQIVPLMKMMERSGGLLFYHAENDTEIRRITSYYEKKRMTGSKYWPLSRPDHCEAETVELILELAKSTGVPTYIVHLSTSLGLKSIMEARAHGQKVYAETCPQYLCLTDELYRTENGIDFIMAPPLRRKKDCEALWKAIASGDIDTIGTDHCSFSRADKVKYGGENVFRSPGGVPGIETRMPILFSEGVMKGRISLERFVAVTSTNPATILGLQEKGRIEPGADADIVIIDPKAEKVLSNDTLHQKVDYTPFDGMKVKGFPSHVWLRGMPVLAEGVFIAEVPSGKFVKRFL is encoded by the coding sequence GGTCAAAGAGGTCATAGAGTGTGTTGACGCAGATGTCGTTGACGCTGAAGGGTCTTATGTGGTCCCGGGCGGGGTGGATCCGCATACTCATGTGAGCCTGGCATCAAACGGAAGAAGTGTTTCGGACGGTTTTGAGGCTGCGACTAAGGCCGCGATCTGGGGAGGCACCACGACGATTGTCGAGCATCCCGGATTTGCGCCGGTAGGATCAGATCTTGCTTTTGCTGTTGATGATGCGGTGAATAAAGGAAGCGGTTCATCGTACACGGACTTCGGGGTGCATTTGGTCTTTCAGGGGACCAACGTAATAGATGAAGAAGAGTTGTGGGGGCTTGTTTTGTTCGGCCACCCGACAGGGAAGGTCTACACTGCATACGACGCCCGGATGACTGACGGGCAGATCGTTCCTTTGATGAAAATGATGGAGAGGTCGGGTGGCCTGCTTTTCTATCATGCGGAGAACGACACGGAGATAAGGCGTATTACCTCTTACTATGAAAAAAAGAGAATGACGGGCAGCAAATACTGGCCGCTGAGCCGCCCCGATCACTGCGAGGCAGAGACCGTGGAGCTCATTCTGGAACTTGCGAAGAGCACGGGGGTGCCGACCTATATCGTCCACCTTTCCACTTCACTGGGACTAAAAAGTATCATGGAAGCCAGGGCGCATGGACAGAAGGTCTATGCGGAGACATGCCCGCAGTATCTCTGTCTGACCGATGAACTGTACAGGACTGAGAACGGTATAGACTTCATAATGGCACCTCCGCTTCGCAGGAAAAAGGACTGTGAAGCGCTCTGGAAAGCTATTGCTTCAGGTGATATCGACACGATAGGGACTGATCACTGTTCTTTCAGCAGGGCGGACAAAGTGAAATACGGCGGGGAAAACGTATTCAGGTCACCCGGGGGGGTACCTGGGATAGAGACGAGGATGCCGATACTCTTCTCCGAGGGAGTCATGAAGGGGCGCATTTCGCTTGAGCGGTTTGTGGCTGTAACTTCTACTAACCCCGCGACGATTCTTGGCCTGCAGGAAAAGGGAAGGATAGAGCCGGGGGCTGATGCTGATATCGTTATCATCGACCCTAAGGCAGAAAAGGTACTCTCAAATGATACGCTGCATCAGAAGGTCGATTACACCCCGTTCGACGGAATGAAGGTGAAGGGATTTCCCTCACATGTCTGGCTAAGGGGCATGCCGGTGCTTGCTGAGGGAGTCTTTATAGCTGAAGTGCCATCCGGAAAATTTGTAAAGAGGTTTTTGTGA
- a CDS encoding chlorohydrolase, translating into MLLVGNGKLITRDPDLPFIPDGCAAVRGSAIFMVGTTSELRARYPEAEFIDAKGGLIMPGFINSHMHFYSTFSRGMTPPGEPAKDFSQVLERLWWKLDKALTLKDTYYSTMTALVDCIKCGCTTVIDHHASPSAITGSLCEIAKATQEAGIRASLCYEVSDRDGQKTAYEGIRENISFIDWAEEQNDPMISGKFGLHASLTLSDLTLEKCVGAMEGRDAGFHVHVAEGPEDEKDSLAKYGKRIVERFRDHGITGEKSIFVHCIHVDEKERNIIMETNTAVVHNPESNMGNAVGSANIREMLSEGLLAGLGTDGYLCDMIQSYRLGNALCKHSLGDPNAGWGELPQMLFVNNAEIAERCFPVKLGMIREEYAADIIIMDYMPPTSISEKNINGHLLFGTSGRNVVTTIANGKVLMKDRKLIELDRERIFAKARECSKEVWKRL; encoded by the coding sequence ATGCTTCTCGTCGGAAACGGAAAACTTATCACAAGGGATCCAGATCTGCCTTTTATTCCCGATGGCTGCGCCGCAGTCAGGGGTTCTGCTATATTCATGGTGGGAACGACATCCGAACTGCGTGCCAGGTATCCCGAAGCTGAATTCATCGATGCCAAGGGCGGACTTATCATGCCGGGCTTCATCAATTCCCACATGCACTTCTACAGCACTTTCTCCAGGGGCATGACTCCCCCAGGGGAACCGGCAAAGGACTTTTCTCAGGTACTTGAAAGGCTCTGGTGGAAGCTGGACAAGGCGCTCACCCTTAAGGACACCTACTACAGCACCATGACTGCCCTTGTCGACTGCATCAAGTGCGGCTGCACGACAGTGATCGACCACCACGCAAGCCCCTCTGCCATAACCGGAAGCCTCTGCGAGATAGCCAAGGCGACCCAGGAGGCAGGCATACGGGCCTCGCTGTGCTACGAGGTCTCGGACAGGGACGGACAGAAGACGGCTTACGAGGGAATACGTGAAAACATATCCTTCATCGACTGGGCCGAAGAGCAGAACGACCCGATGATCTCCGGTAAATTTGGCCTCCACGCCTCCTTGACCCTCTCAGACCTCACGCTTGAAAAATGCGTCGGAGCCATGGAGGGAAGGGACGCCGGTTTCCATGTACACGTAGCTGAGGGTCCCGAAGATGAAAAGGACTCCCTGGCCAAATACGGCAAAAGGATCGTAGAACGCTTCAGGGATCACGGCATCACAGGCGAAAAATCCATATTCGTTCACTGCATCCATGTGGACGAAAAGGAAAGAAATATAATCATGGAGACAAATACAGCCGTAGTCCACAATCCCGAATCCAACATGGGCAACGCCGTCGGTTCGGCAAACATCAGGGAAATGCTCAGTGAGGGCCTCCTTGCCGGTCTTGGCACTGACGGCTATCTCTGCGACATGATCCAGTCCTACAGACTTGGAAACGCACTCTGCAAGCATTCCTTGGGAGACCCTAACGCCGGCTGGGGGGAACTTCCGCAGATGCTCTTCGTGAACAATGCGGAGATCGCAGAGAGGTGCTTCCCCGTTAAGCTGGGAATGATCAGGGAGGAATATGCAGCGGACATAATAATCATGGACTACATGCCCCCGACCTCGATAAGCGAAAAGAATATTAACGGACATTTGCTCTTCGGAACTTCCGGAAGGAACGTCGTAACGACCATAGCCAACGGCAAGGTGCTCATGAAAGACAGGAAGCTCATCGAGCTCGACAGGGAGCGGATCTTCGCCAAGGCAAGGGAGTGCTCCAAAGAGGTCTGGAAGAGACTTTAA